Within Dysosmobacter sp. Marseille-Q4140, the genomic segment CCGTGATCGCGGTGGGCTCGTTGCTGTTCGCCCTGGCCTTCGACTGGTTCTTTGCCCCCAACCAGGTGGCCATCGGCGGCATCACCGGCGCGGCCCAGGTCATCAACGTCCTGATCCCGGCGCTGCCGGTGGGTGTTTTGACCATCGTGCTGAACATTCCGCTGTTTATCGCGGGCTGGAGGCTCATCGGCTTCCACCTGCTGGCATCGTCGCTGTTCTCCATGGCCGTCAGCTCCGCCGCCATCGACCTGATCGCCCTGGTGTGGGAGTTCCCGCCCATGGACCCCATGCTGGCGACGCTTTGCGGCGGGGCCCTGCTGGGCCTGGGGCTGGGGCTGGTGTTCTCCCAGGGCGCCACCACCGGCGGCACGGACATCGTGGCCAGGCTCCTGAAGCTGAAGTTCCCGTGGCTCCCCATGGGCCAGCTGCTGCTGGTGCCGGACGGCGTGGTCCTGGCGGCGGCGGCCCTGGCCTTCGGTGAGGTGTCCGCGGCGCTGTACGGCGCGGTGGCCCTGTTCGTCACCGCCCGGGTCATGGACACGGTGCTCTACGGCCTGGACACCTGCAAGACCGCCTACATCATCTCGGACAACTGGCGCGCCATCGCCGACGTGCTGCTGACCGAGCAGGACCGGGGCGTCACCATCCTGCGGGGCCAGGGGGCCTACTCCGGCGCCGACAAGCAGGTGCTGATGGTGGCCTTCCGCCAGCGGGACATCGTGCAGCTGCGGCGCACGGTCCACAGCCTGGACCCCCAGGCGTTCATGATCGTCTGCAACGCCCACGAGGTGCTGGGCGAGGGATTCGGGGATTATCAAAAGGAGGACTGACCCATGAAGATTTTCGAGACGGTAGAACAGAACCTGAAGGCGCGGGGCTACTGCGTCAAGACCTTCGCCACCGCCGAAGAGGCGGCGGCGTATCTGGACAGTGAGATCGACGGCAAGACCGTGGGCTTCGGCGGCTCCGTGACGTTGGACGCCATGGGCCTGTATGACCTGCTCAGCCGCCACAACACCGTGGCCTGGCACTGGAAGTCCGACGACCCCAACGCCGCCCGGAAAAGCGCCCAGGCGGCCCAGATCTACCTTGCCTCCGCCAACGGCCTGGCGGAGACCGGCGAGATCCTCAACATCGACGGCGCCGGCAACCGGGTGGCCTCCACCCTCTTCGGCCACGAGAAGGTCTACTTCGTCATCGGCCGCAACAAACTGGCCCCCACCTGTGAGGAGGCACTGTGGCGGGCCCGGAACATCGCCGGGCCCCAGAACGCCCGGCGGCTGGGAAAAAAGACCCCCTGCGCCGTCAAGGGCGACCGCTGCTATGACTGCAAGAGCCCGGACCGCATCTGCCGGGGACTGGTGACGCTGTGGGGTCCCATGATGGGCATGGAGGCGGAAGTGATCCTGGTGGACCAGGACCTGGGCATGTAATTCCTATCCCCGCCGCCGGCGGGGCATCTGAGCGGAGAGGAGGCGCCGCCGTGACCGGACGCCGGATGATCCCCTTTGTCCTGAGCCTGTGCCTGCTGACCGGGTGCAGTTCCCTGCTGGAGCGGGAGTACCACACGGCAGAGCCCCACTCCAGCAAATTCTGGGAGAGCGAGGCCGCCGGTACGCTGCGGGCCGAGAACTACCAGGACATCGTCAACGACCTGCTGATCCTCATCGGCCAGCACACCGAGAGCGCCACCGTCCGGCTGTACAACTACCGCGATGAGATCACCGTGGCGGACACGCTGGAGATGGCCGCGGCGGAGATCCAGCAGGAGACGCCCCTGGGGGCCTACGCCGTGGAGTACATCGCCACCACCGCCCAGGCCCAGCGGGGCTATCACGAGATTTCCATTCAGATCGGCTACCGCCGCACCGCCGAGCAGATCCAGGCGGTGGTGAACGCCACCAGCATCGAGGCGCTGTACGCCCTGCTGGACAGCGCCCTGACCGAAGGGCGGACAGAGCTGGCGGTGCGCATCGGCTACTGGAGCGAGGACGGCCAGGAGCGTGTGAGTTCCATCGCAGAGCAGCTGCGCCAGGACCGGGGCCTGACGGAAGCCCCTCCCTGGACCATCTCCTACTATCCGGCCCAGGGCCCGGTGGGCCTGGTGGAATTCGTGATGGTGCCGGATGAAGGCGAGGCGGATATTCCCTCCCAGTCCACCTCTGGAGCCGATGCCGACGGCGCGGACACTCCGGAGCCCGATGCCGGGGCAAACCCCGGCGCGTAATCCGCCCGGGCTGAAATTTTTGCAGATATCCGGCGGAGCCTCTGGCTCCGCCGGTCCCGCCTCCGGGCGGGGAAAAGGAGGAATCATCCATGAGACAAGTCGCACTGGTCACCGGGGCTTCCCGGGGCATCGGCCGGGCCGTGGCGATGGAACTGGGCCGGGCAGGCTACGCCGTGTGCGTCAACTATCTGAACAGCGAGGATGCCGCCCGGCAGGCAGCGGAGGCCCTGCGGGCCGGGGGCAGCGACGCCATTGCCCTCCGGGCGGACGTGGCCGACGGCGCCGCCGTAGCGGAGATGGTCCGCCGGACGGAAAAGGAGCTGGGCCCGGTGACGCTGCTGGTCAACAACGCCGGCGTGGCCGGACAGGCCCAGTTCCAGGACATCACCGACGAAATGTGGAACCGCTATCTGGCGGTGAATCTAGGCGGCGCCCGGAACACCATCCGTGCGGTGCTGCCCCATATGCTCTCAGAGAAGCGGGGCGCCATCGTCAACATCTCCTCCATCTGGGGCCTCCGGGGCGCCAGCTGCGAGGTGGCCTATGCCTGCACCAAGGCGGCCATCATCGCCCTGACCCGGTCGCTGGCCATGGAGCTGGCCCCCTCGGGCATCCGGGTCAACTGCGTGGCCCCCGGGGTCATCGACACGGATATGGTCCAGGTCCTGGGCCAGGAGACTCTGCGGGACCTGGCGGAGCAGACTCCCCTGGGCCGCCTGGGGCGGCCGGAGGACATCGCCCACGCCGTGGCCTTCCTGGCCTCGGACAAGGCCTCCTTCATCACCGGCCAGGTGCTGGGGGCCGACGGCGGCTTTATCGTGTGAGCGGACAGTGAAAGAGGAAGGGGAAACCGGATCGGTTTCCCCTTCCTCTTTTTTGCGGATTCACAGCCCGAAGTGGATCACGAACCGGCCCCGGCCTCCTCCAGCAGGCCCCCCAGCGTGGCCCACACCTCAGACGCGTCCAGGGCGGCCAGGACCGCCGGGATGGACGCCGGCGGGATCAGGGTGATGCCGCAGTCATCCAGCCCCTTCCCCGGCAGGTCCAGAGAGTGCCGGCAGACAGGCACCTCCCGCAGCTTTTCCGCAAGAGGCTCCACCCACTGGTCGTCCACCGCCACGCAGCCATACCGCTCCGGCTCATAGGTGTCATACCGCTCTCCGGACGCCGGAGAGCGGGGCAGGATGCCGAACGCGTGCACCGCCATGCCAGCGTTCCTTTCAGCCTCTGCCCGGCAGGGCCGGCGCGTGGCAGATCACCCGGCCGAAGCAGGCCAGGCCCCGGCCGCTGGCGGCGGTCAGCACCACGTCGGCGTCGGCGCGGGCCCGGTTCAGGGAGAACAGATACACCGTCCCCGCCGGGTCCTTGTAGTACTGCTTGCACAAAATGTCCCCGTCCACCCAGAAGATACCCACGTCTCCCGCGGCCAAGGGATCCCGATTCACATATGCCACGGAACCGTCGGCGATCCAGGGCTCCATGGAATCGCCCTGAATGCGCACGGCAAACTCCGCCCCCTGGGGCACCTCCTCCGTGACGGGAATATAGTCAAAGTCCTCCCCGAACACCGGCGCGGCATAGCCGGCGGCGGCGGGGCTGCGGTACAGGGGGATCACCCGGGCCTCCCGGTCCGGCTTTCCCCGCTCCAGATCGTCCCGGTAGTCGCACAGAGCCCGCGTCACGGAGCGTACCGTCTCCCGCCCCAGGGCAGTCAGGCTCCGGTACTGCTCCAGCAGCGCCCGCTCCCCCTGGGAGAGCACCTGTCCCCCGGCACGGAAGCTGTCCCGGAACAGATCGTTGGGCTCGGTCTCCAGGCAGTCAAACAGCCGCAGCAGGATGTCCTCCTTTGGAAAGCTGCCGCCCAGTTCGTAATTGCTGACGGCGGAGGGCGAGACGCCCAGCCGCTGTGCCAGCTGCGGCCGGCTCAGCCCCAGCTGCTCCCGCCGCTCCCGGATGCGGTCCCCAAGACGCACAGTAACACGCCCCTTTCGCTGTTTTCTTCAGCATACCGGATTCTTTGGCCTTTGTCAACGATTATTTACATGAAACTTGTAAATTTACCCTTGACATTACAAGTATCTTGTGTTACGCTATGCTTGTTCACAAGAATCCTGTAATTTTTTATGCGTGCCACAAGTTTCTTCCCACCCGCAGGCATAAAAAAGCACCCGCATTTGCAGGCGCTTTTTGGTGGGGGAAGGTGGATTCGAACCACCGAAGTCAGTGACAACAGATTTACAGTCTGCCCCATTTGACCGCTCTGGAATTCCCCCATATTCAATTTGGAGCTGGTGGACGGATTCGAACCCCCGACCTGCTGATTACAAATCAGCTGCTCTACCAGCTGAGCTACACCAGCAGTTCCAACAGCAGGATTTATATTACCAGATGGAACCCGTTTTGTCAACAAGAATTTGCGGCTTTTTCCGGATTTTTTCCGGAAGCGCCTTTCCGCCTGAAACCGGCGGAGAAAGGAGGGCTCTCTTGCGCAATCCCCTGCGCCGCCGTCCGCGGCGGTGCCTTCTGTGTTCCCTGTGCGGCGGGGAGATCACCGAGGGCGAGAGTTATTGGTATCTCAACGGCGCCAGCGTCTGCGAGCGATGCTTCTGCGACTTTGCCAGAGGCGAGCTGGCGCCCTACCGGCAGATCCGGGGAAGGGAGGCGGAACTGTGACACTGACGGAAATGTCCCTATCGTACGCCCAGAGCGCCGAGGCCATTGGCCTCCGGATTGCGGAGCTGCGGCTGGCCGCGGCGGCCGCGGACACGGACACGGCCAGGCAGCTGCGGCTGCGGATCGAGGAGCTGCTGCCGCTGCTGCGGGAGATGCGGGAGCTGACGGTGCTGACCGCCCGGTATTACGACAGGAGCTATCACAAACATGAGAGATACACGCTTTGACACCCGCAGCAGCGAGTGGATCGGGGATCTGACCGTCTGGAAGCGGCAGAACGACCCCGACAATGCCGAACAGCTGGAGCGGCTGCGGCGAAACCTGCGCCGGGCCCGGGAGCAGGAGCTGACCCCTCGGCAGCAGCAGGTGCTGGCCCTGTACTACGACCGGGGCCTCACCATTCCCCAGATCGCCGGGCGGCTGGGGGTGAACCGCTCCACGGTCTCCCGGACGCTGCGCCGGGCCCGGGAGCGGCTGTACCGGCACCTGCGGTACGGACTTTGATTTTCCCCTTGCGGTTTTCCCCGGGACCCCGTATAATCGAAAGGAGACGGGCATCCTACATATCGAACCTGATCATAGGGGAGGACGTACCATGCTGTACAACACTCTGCACAACCGCTGGCTGCGGCTGGTGGCCTGCGTGGTGGGCGAACTGATCTCCGCCGCGGCGCTGAACATCTTTATTGTGCCGCTGAACCTCTACACCGGCGGCCTGCTGGGCTTTTGCCAGGTGGTGCGCACCCTGATGCAGACCTACCTGCACATCAGCTTCGGTGCCTACGACGTGGCCGGCATTTTCTACTTCCTGCTGAATATCCCCATCCTGCTGCTGGCTTACAGGACCCTGGGCCGACACCTGGTTCTCAAGACCCTGGTGTGTACCGTGTCCTACTCGCTCTTTTACAGCATCATCCCCATCCCCTCCTCTCCCATTGTCAGCGACTATCTCACCGCGTGCCTCCTGGGCGGCATTCTGGTGGGCATCGGCAGCGGCATCGTGCTGACCTGCGGCGGCAGCGGCGGCGGACTGGACGTGGTGGGCCTGTGCCTGAGCAAGCGTGGCAGCAGCTTTACCGTGGGCAAGTTCTCCATCGGCTTCAATGCCGTGCTGTACACCTCCTGCCTGATCCTGTTCAGCCCGGAGGTAGCCATCTACTCCGTCATCTACAACTTCTTCACCGCCCTGGTGCTGGACCGGGTCCACCAGCAGAACGTCAGCGTTCAGGCCCTGATCTTTACCCGGGGAGACGAAAAGGCCCTGGCCAGCTTCGTCATGGAAAAGCTGGGCCGCGGCGTCACCTTCTGGACCGGCGTAGGCGCTTACACCGGCGAGAACGTCCACGTGCTGTGCGTGTGCCTTTCCAAGTACGAGATTGAGGAACTGCTCCACACGGTCCACAGCATCGATCCCCACGCCTTCATCACCGCCCAGGAGGGCACCCGGATCTACGGCAACTTCCTCCGGCGGCTTTCGTCCTGACCTGCCCAAAGCGGCGGAGCAATTGGCTCCGCCGCTTTTTTGACGCCCATTTGAAACCCGCCTCCCGTTTTTTTCGTCTATCCAGGCAGAAGGCCCGCCACATCCGATCGCAAAAAGGAGGCGCTTTATGAAACGATACCTCTGCCTGGCTCTGCTGCCCCTGGCTCTGCTGGCTGGCTGCGCCGGACCGGCGCCGGAGGTCCTGACCGAACCCCCGGCCCTGACGGTCCGCTGCGGCGAGACAGCGGTGGAGGCCCTCCGGGGCACAACCTCCTGGTATTACGACAACGGCGACGGTACCCAGACGGCTTTTGAAGCCGACAGCCTCCATCCCATGGACGAGGCCGCCCGGGACCTGACGCCCCGGCTGATCCCGCCGGACGGCAGCGAGGCCCCGGCGGCCTCCCTGGAGTGGGACACACCCCCGGACACGGTAACGGTCCGCCGCTGGAGCGACACCCTCTGGGGCGATACCGGCGCGCCCGCAGAGGAGGTGGCCGTAGAGGATGGGATCATCACCCTGTCGGAGGGAGGCTGCGTCTACGAGGTGGCGGCGCTCTGGTCCTCACCGGAGCACTGGGGCGGCACCGCTTCTTACAGCTTCCACGCCGGCCCGGCGAAATAGAGCGGCAAAAAACGCGCGCAGGCGACGCCTGCGCGCGTTTTGCATGCGGGGGACGCAATCTCTCTCACCGCCGGGAGCGGGATGCCCGGGCGGCCCGTCTGCGGGCCTTGTACTCCGCCCGGCGGGCCAGGACAACCGCGCACCGGTCGAAGAGCTTCTCCAGGGCCATCTGGATGGGCACCACCAGCAGGGCCAGGGCCACCAGCACCAGCCAGGCGGCAAAGCTCAGGGCCGACATGGCGAACACGCCGCCGTAGAATACAATGGCGATGAACATTCCCACGCCCATGAGCACCAGCAGCGCCATCCGTTTCCAGTCCAGGGGCCGGGCGGCGTAGTAGATCACCATGAGGCCGTTGATGGCCATGAGGACCACGCAGATGGTGGACAGCTCGTCCAGGGTCAGGTCGAAGGTGTAGACGAACAGCTCCGCGAAGAGGATCACGAAGATGGCGGTCAGGCCTCCCGGGAAGGCCCGGCGGAACACGTTGTGGAGGAACTTCCCCTTCACCAGGTCGTGGTTGGGCTCCAGAGCCAGGAAAAAGGAGGGTACGCCGATGGTCAGCGTAGAGATCAGCGTCAGCTGGATGGGCACGAAGGGATAGGGGAAGGCGGCGAACAGCGTGATGATGGCCAGGAAGAAGGACAGGATGTTCTTCACCAGGTACAGCGCCGAGGCCCGCTGGATGTTGTTGATGACCCGGCGGCCCTCCGCCACCACCTTGGGCATGGCGGCAAAGTCGCTGTCCAGCAGCACCAGCTGTGCCACCTGACAGGCAGCGTCGGCGCCGGAGGCCATGGCCACGCCGCAGTCGGCGTCCTTCAGCGCCAGCACATCGTTGACGCCGTCGCCGGTCATTGCCACGGTGCGGCCCTGGCTCTGAAGGGCCCGGACGATCTTACGCTTCTGATTGGGCACTACCCGGCCGAACACCGTGTACTGCCGGACAGCCTTGGCGATGTCCTGGTCGGTTTTCAGCTCCCGGGCGTCCACCCACTGTTCGGCTCCCTCGATGCCGGCCTGGGCCGCCACGGCGGAGACGGTCACCGGGTTGTCGCCGGAGATCACCTTCACCGCCACGCCCTGGCTGTGGAAGTAGGAGAACACCTTGGGCGCGGAGGTGCGGATGGGGTTCTCCAGCACCAGCAATGCCATGGGCAGAATCAAGCCGTGGAGCTTCCCCGGCTCGGCCCCGTCGCACTGTGCCAGCAGCAGCACCCGGCAGCCCTTCCGGGCGTACTCCTGGGTCTGCTTTTCCAGGGGGCCGAAGTCCCCCCGCAGCACATACTCCGGCGCGCCGATCACATAGGCGCCCCGGTTCGGGAAGTTAACGGCGCTCCACTTGGTGGCGGAGGAGAAGGGCACCGCCTCCCGGTGGGGCCAGGCGGGACCGTAGGAATACCGCTGGGCGATGGCCTTGGCGGTGTCGTTGTCCGGCTCCAGCACCCGGTAGAAGGCGCCCAGGGTGTCGGCGATGTCCGCCTCGGAGTAGGCCTCCGGGTCCAGGGGCACCACCTCCCGCAGCACCATCTCCGGGCTGGTGATGGTGCCGGTCTTGTCCACACACAGCACGTCCACCCGGGCCAGGGTCTCGATGGCGCTCATCTCGTGGATCAGCGTCCGGTTCCGGGCCAGGCGCACCACGCTGACCGCCAGCGCCACGGAGGTCAGCAGGAACAGCCCCTCCGGGATCATGCCGATCAGCGCCGCCACCGTGGACACCACGGACTGCCGCAGGCCCAGGTCCTGGGCGGCGTACTGGTTATAGAACAGCGCGGCGCCGATGGGGATCAGCAGCACGCCGATGAACCGGATCACCCGGTCCAACGACCGGA encodes:
- a CDS encoding YitT family protein, with protein sequence MLYNTLHNRWLRLVACVVGELISAAALNIFIVPLNLYTGGLLGFCQVVRTLMQTYLHISFGAYDVAGIFYFLLNIPILLLAYRTLGRHLVLKTLVCTVSYSLFYSIIPIPSSPIVSDYLTACLLGGILVGIGSGIVLTCGGSGGGLDVVGLCLSKRGSSFTVGKFSIGFNAVLYTSCLILFSPEVAIYSVIYNFFTALVLDRVHQQNVSVQALIFTRGDEKALASFVMEKLGRGVTFWTGVGAYTGENVHVLCVCLSKYEIEELLHTVHSIDPHAFITAQEGTRIYGNFLRRLSS
- a CDS encoding LexA family transcriptional regulator, producing MRLGDRIRERREQLGLSRPQLAQRLGVSPSAVSNYELGGSFPKEDILLRLFDCLETEPNDLFRDSFRAGGQVLSQGERALLEQYRSLTALGRETVRSVTRALCDYRDDLERGKPDREARVIPLYRSPAAAGYAAPVFGEDFDYIPVTEEVPQGAEFAVRIQGDSMEPWIADGSVAYVNRDPLAAGDVGIFWVDGDILCKQYYKDPAGTVYLFSLNRARADADVVLTAASGRGLACFGRVICHAPALPGRG
- the fabG gene encoding 3-oxoacyl-ACP reductase FabG; this encodes MRQVALVTGASRGIGRAVAMELGRAGYAVCVNYLNSEDAARQAAEALRAGGSDAIALRADVADGAAVAEMVRRTEKELGPVTLLVNNAGVAGQAQFQDITDEMWNRYLAVNLGGARNTIRAVLPHMLSEKRGAIVNISSIWGLRGASCEVAYACTKAAIIALTRSLAMELAPSGIRVNCVAPGVIDTDMVQVLGQETLRDLAEQTPLGRLGRPEDIAHAVAFLASDKASFITGQVLGADGGFIV
- a CDS encoding lactate utilization protein produces the protein MKIFETVEQNLKARGYCVKTFATAEEAAAYLDSEIDGKTVGFGGSVTLDAMGLYDLLSRHNTVAWHWKSDDPNAARKSAQAAQIYLASANGLAETGEILNIDGAGNRVASTLFGHEKVYFVIGRNKLAPTCEEALWRARNIAGPQNARRLGKKTPCAVKGDRCYDCKSPDRICRGLVTLWGPMMGMEAEVILVDQDLGM
- a CDS encoding YitT family protein, whose translation is MIQKTLKSYAVIAVGSLLFALAFDWFFAPNQVAIGGITGAAQVINVLIPALPVGVLTIVLNIPLFIAGWRLIGFHLLASSLFSMAVSSAAIDLIALVWEFPPMDPMLATLCGGALLGLGLGLVFSQGATTGGTDIVARLLKLKFPWLPMGQLLLVPDGVVLAAAALAFGEVSAALYGAVALFVTARVMDTVLYGLDTCKTAYIISDNWRAIADVLLTEQDRGVTILRGQGAYSGADKQVLMVAFRQRDIVQLRRTVHSLDPQAFMIVCNAHEVLGEGFGDYQKED
- a CDS encoding cation-translocating P-type ATPase — protein: MPLLQPSAEKGLTSAQARALAEAGWDNRPVESPTKSDKQIIRENILTYFNLIFAVLAVCLALVGDWKDMTFLVIVAANAGIGIVQQLRSKRTIERLTLLAAAKVRTVRDGAVKELPTSALVREDVVELTAGCQIPADGPVLTGQVQVNESLITGEADAIMKKKGDQLLSGSFVISGKCRARMEQVGADSYASRLTLAAKKDAGPGKGEMVRSLDRVIRFIGVLLIPIGAALFYNQYAAQDLGLRQSVVSTVAALIGMIPEGLFLLTSVALAVSVVRLARNRTLIHEMSAIETLARVDVLCVDKTGTITSPEMVLREVVPLDPEAYSEADIADTLGAFYRVLEPDNDTAKAIAQRYSYGPAWPHREAVPFSSATKWSAVNFPNRGAYVIGAPEYVLRGDFGPLEKQTQEYARKGCRVLLLAQCDGAEPGKLHGLILPMALLVLENPIRTSAPKVFSYFHSQGVAVKVISGDNPVTVSAVAAQAGIEGAEQWVDARELKTDQDIAKAVRQYTVFGRVVPNQKRKIVRALQSQGRTVAMTGDGVNDVLALKDADCGVAMASGADAACQVAQLVLLDSDFAAMPKVVAEGRRVINNIQRASALYLVKNILSFFLAIITLFAAFPYPFVPIQLTLISTLTIGVPSFFLALEPNHDLVKGKFLHNVFRRAFPGGLTAIFVILFAELFVYTFDLTLDELSTICVVLMAINGLMVIYYAARPLDWKRMALLVLMGVGMFIAIVFYGGVFAMSALSFAAWLVLVALALLVVPIQMALEKLFDRCAVVLARRAEYKARRRAARASRSRR
- a CDS encoding sigma-70 family RNA polymerase sigma factor, producing MRDTRFDTRSSEWIGDLTVWKRQNDPDNAEQLERLRRNLRRAREQELTPRQQQVLALYYDRGLTIPQIAGRLGVNRSTVSRTLRRARERLYRHLRYGL